The Streptomyces sp. P9-A4 genome contains a region encoding:
- a CDS encoding ABC transporter substrate-binding protein, producing the protein MTARTTRCTTAKTRTSRLAAVAAIAVAGSVLLTACGDQTDSGSTSPTKGGGSASTNAAPLFSKLPADIQKAGVIKVGTDASYAPMEFTEGGKIVGVDPDIAQALSKQLGVEFQFTSGTFDGLITSIYTGRQQLIMSSMTDNKKRQEGLDDNGKKIGKGIDFVDYFSSGVSLLVKKGNPQGINSLDDLCGKTVAVQRGTIYEDTFKAQATKCGDKKLTIQAFDTDAEAQTRVKAGGAVADLNDYPVAAYIAKTSGGGNDFEVVGSQSDVGLFGIGVSKDNTQLRDAVKEALDAIIKDGTYAEALKKWNVEDSAVKSATVNAGK; encoded by the coding sequence ATGACCGCACGCACCACGCGCTGTACGACCGCCAAGACCCGCACGTCCCGTCTTGCCGCGGTCGCCGCCATCGCGGTCGCCGGCTCCGTCCTGCTGACCGCCTGCGGCGACCAGACCGACAGCGGATCGACGAGCCCGACGAAGGGGGGCGGCTCCGCCTCCACGAACGCGGCCCCGCTCTTCTCGAAGCTCCCCGCCGACATCCAGAAGGCCGGTGTCATCAAGGTCGGCACCGACGCCTCGTACGCGCCGATGGAGTTCACCGAGGGCGGCAAGATCGTCGGTGTCGACCCCGACATCGCACAGGCCCTGAGCAAGCAGCTCGGTGTCGAGTTCCAGTTCACCTCGGGCACCTTCGACGGCCTGATCACCTCGATCTACACCGGCCGCCAGCAGCTGATCATGTCCTCGATGACGGACAACAAGAAGCGGCAGGAGGGGCTGGACGACAACGGCAAGAAGATCGGCAAGGGCATCGACTTCGTCGACTACTTCAGCTCCGGTGTCTCCCTGCTGGTCAAGAAGGGCAACCCGCAGGGCATCAACTCCCTCGACGACCTGTGCGGCAAGACCGTCGCCGTCCAGCGCGGCACGATCTACGAGGACACCTTCAAGGCCCAGGCCACGAAGTGCGGCGACAAGAAGCTGACGATCCAGGCCTTCGACACCGACGCCGAGGCCCAGACCCGCGTCAAGGCCGGCGGCGCCGTGGCCGACCTGAACGACTACCCGGTGGCCGCGTACATCGCGAAGACCTCGGGCGGCGGCAACGACTTCGAGGTCGTCGGCAGCCAGAGCGACGTCGGCCTCTTCGGCATCGGCGTCTCGAAGGACAACACCCAGCTGCGCGACGCGGTCAAGGAAGCGCTCGACGCGATCATCAAGGACGGCACCTACGCCGAGGCCCTGAAGAAGTGGAACGTCGAGGACAGCGCCGTCAAGTCGGCCACCGTCAACGCCGGCAAGTGA
- a CDS encoding amino acid ABC transporter ATP-binding protein → MTGQPMVKAEGVHKSYGAAHILRGIDLEVQNGEVFCLVGPSGSGKSTFLRCINHLERVDGGRLSVDGRLVGYREKAGKLYELKDSEVAVQRRDIGMVFQRFNLFPHMTALGNVMEAPIQVKGESRAVARERAERLLDRVGLRDKMGNYPSQLSGGQQQRVAIARALAMEPKLMLFDEPTSALDPELVGDVLDVMRDLAESGMTMIVVTHEMGFAREVGDSLVFMDGGVVVESGNPRDVLGNPQHDRTKAFLSKVL, encoded by the coding sequence ATGACCGGCCAGCCCATGGTCAAGGCGGAGGGCGTCCACAAGTCGTACGGCGCGGCCCACATCCTCCGTGGCATCGACCTCGAAGTGCAGAACGGCGAGGTCTTCTGCCTCGTCGGCCCGTCCGGCTCCGGCAAGTCGACCTTCCTGCGCTGCATCAACCACCTGGAGCGGGTGGACGGCGGCCGGCTCTCGGTCGACGGCCGGCTGGTCGGCTACCGGGAGAAGGCCGGCAAGCTCTACGAGCTGAAGGACAGCGAGGTCGCGGTCCAGCGCCGGGACATCGGCATGGTCTTCCAGCGCTTCAACCTCTTCCCGCACATGACGGCCCTGGGCAATGTCATGGAGGCCCCCATCCAGGTGAAGGGCGAGTCCAGGGCGGTGGCACGCGAGCGTGCCGAGCGCCTGCTCGACCGGGTCGGCCTGCGGGACAAGATGGGGAACTACCCGTCGCAGCTCTCCGGCGGCCAGCAGCAGCGCGTCGCCATCGCCCGCGCGCTGGCGATGGAGCCGAAGCTGATGCTCTTCGACGAGCCGACCTCGGCGCTCGACCCGGAGCTGGTGGGTGACGTCCTCGACGTCATGCGGGACCTCGCCGAGTCGGGCATGACGATGATCGTCGTCACGCACGAGATGGGCTTCGCCCGTGAGGTCGGCGACTCGCTGGTCTTCATGGACGGCGGCGTGGTCGTCGAGTCGGGCAACCCGCGGGACGTCCTGGGCAACCCGCAGCACGACCGGACGAAGGCGTTCCTGTCGAAGGTGCTGTAG
- a CDS encoding helix-turn-helix domain-containing protein: MGDTGIGALLVRLRTARGWSQQRVADEYNALEGRSAKTGKEIGRYEREARVPVPYARKYLAQVFGVDVAVLDQAVAVSKGQRDGADAAGVEVVPPVLPPEGTHVPGDPLSEDAVRSAEFARFIAQRNADEFVVEQLEADVGRLARIYVSHPLMEQYVEIKRLRNGVFELLRGRQHPRQTTDLYLSASRLCGLSAHVCLDLGAYDSAATHARTARACAEAAGHEGMLAWVRAVESLIAYWTGRYEQAARLAQAGRRHRASGSIGARLASLEARALAIVGDSGGALAALSDAERSREAISGGDEVLGVFDFPAAKQFAYAGTTLLAVGGQEHVHRAIVSAETAIRLYRSADGDDQSVGDLFAAHLDLASGHLLLGDLDGTEKMLGFVLQSAPERMSASIVRRLTVLGRELGGPQYGGAAQAVQLRDRLQHTVVRASLPAAHPSELPT, encoded by the coding sequence ATGGGCGACACCGGGATCGGCGCCTTGCTCGTCCGGCTGCGCACCGCGCGCGGCTGGAGCCAGCAGAGGGTTGCCGACGAGTACAACGCCCTGGAGGGGCGTTCCGCGAAGACCGGCAAAGAGATTGGGCGGTACGAGCGCGAAGCGCGGGTTCCCGTTCCCTACGCCCGGAAGTACCTGGCGCAGGTCTTCGGTGTCGATGTCGCCGTGCTCGACCAAGCTGTTGCCGTCAGCAAGGGGCAGCGGGACGGGGCCGACGCCGCCGGGGTCGAGGTCGTGCCGCCGGTGCTGCCGCCCGAAGGCACTCACGTCCCTGGAGACCCGCTCTCTGAGGACGCGGTGCGGTCGGCCGAGTTTGCCCGGTTCATCGCGCAGCGCAACGCCGACGAGTTCGTCGTCGAGCAGCTGGAGGCCGACGTTGGCCGGCTCGCCCGTATTTACGTCAGCCACCCGCTGATGGAGCAGTACGTCGAGATCAAGCGGTTACGAAACGGGGTGTTCGAGCTGCTGCGTGGGCGGCAGCATCCAAGGCAGACCACCGATCTCTACCTCTCTGCTTCTCGCCTCTGCGGCCTGTCCGCGCACGTGTGCCTCGACCTCGGCGCCTACGACTCCGCCGCCACCCACGCCCGCACCGCACGGGCCTGTGCCGAAGCGGCGGGGCACGAGGGGATGCTGGCCTGGGTACGGGCCGTGGAGTCGTTGATCGCGTACTGGACCGGGCGGTACGAGCAGGCGGCCCGGCTGGCGCAGGCCGGCCGTCGGCACCGGGCGAGCGGCAGCATCGGTGCACGGTTGGCGAGTCTGGAGGCGCGGGCGTTGGCGATAGTCGGCGATTCGGGAGGTGCGCTCGCTGCCCTGTCGGATGCCGAACGATCGCGCGAGGCGATCTCGGGTGGGGACGAGGTACTGGGAGTCTTCGACTTCCCCGCGGCCAAGCAGTTCGCGTACGCCGGAACGACCCTCTTGGCCGTAGGCGGGCAGGAGCACGTCCACCGGGCCATCGTCAGCGCGGAGACGGCGATCCGCCTCTACCGCAGCGCGGACGGAGATGACCAGTCGGTCGGTGACCTGTTCGCCGCGCACCTCGACCTCGCCAGCGGGCACCTGCTCCTGGGCGACCTGGACGGCACGGAGAAGATGCTTGGCTTCGTTCTCCAGTCCGCACCGGAGCGCATGTCGGCCAGTATCGTGCGCCGGCTCACCGTTCTCGGGCGGGAGCTGGGAGGGCCGCAGTACGGTGGAGCCGCGCAGGCGGTGCAACTGCGTGACCGGCTCCAGCACACGGTCGTCCGTGCGTCCCTGCCTGCCGCCCATCCTTCGGAGTTGCCGACGTGA
- the sodN gene encoding superoxide dismutase, Ni, producing MLSRLFAPKVKVSAHCDLPCGVYDPAQARIEAESVKAVQEKYQANEDAHFRARATVIKEQRAELAKHHVSVLWSDYFKAPHFEKYPELNQLVNDTLKALSAAKASTDPKTGEKALELIAEIDRIFWETKKA from the coding sequence ATGCTCTCCCGCCTGTTTGCCCCCAAGGTGAAGGTCAGCGCCCACTGCGACCTCCCGTGCGGCGTGTACGACCCGGCCCAGGCCCGCATCGAGGCCGAGTCGGTCAAGGCTGTCCAGGAGAAGTACCAGGCGAACGAGGACGCGCACTTCCGCGCCCGCGCCACGGTCATCAAGGAGCAGCGCGCGGAGCTCGCGAAGCACCACGTGTCGGTGCTCTGGAGCGACTACTTCAAGGCCCCGCACTTCGAGAAGTACCCCGAGCTCAACCAGCTGGTCAACGACACCCTGAAGGCCCTCTCGGCCGCGAAGGCGTCGACGGACCCGAAGACGGGCGAGAAGGCGCTGGAACTCATCGCCGAGATCGACCGCATCTTCTGGGAGACGAAGAAGGCCTGA
- a CDS encoding zinc-binding dehydrogenase, whose translation MFAAYAARIDRDQPLNGLELGERPEPEVRPGWTTVTVKAASLNHHDLWSLRGVGLPEEKLPMILGCDAAGIDEDGNEVVLHSVIGQTGHGVGPDEPRSILTERYQGTFAERVTVPRWNVLPKPKELSFEEAACLPTAWLTAYRMLFTNAGVRPGDSVLVQGAGGGVATAAIALGKAAGLRVFATSRDEAKRKRAVELGAVEAYEPGARLPQRVDAVIETVGAATWSHSVKSLRPGGTLVISGATSGDRPAHAELTRIFFLELKVVGSTMGSKDELEDLLSFCATTGVRPVVDEVLPLDRAREGFQKMASGELFGKIVLTTS comes from the coding sequence ATGTTCGCTGCCTACGCCGCCCGAATTGACCGCGACCAGCCCCTGAACGGCCTTGAACTGGGCGAACGCCCCGAACCCGAGGTACGTCCCGGCTGGACCACCGTCACCGTCAAGGCCGCCTCGCTCAACCACCACGACCTCTGGTCGCTGCGCGGGGTCGGCCTCCCCGAGGAGAAGCTGCCGATGATCCTCGGCTGCGACGCGGCCGGTATCGACGAGGACGGCAACGAGGTCGTCCTGCACTCCGTGATCGGCCAGACGGGCCACGGCGTCGGACCCGACGAGCCCCGCTCCATCCTCACCGAGCGCTACCAGGGCACCTTCGCCGAGCGGGTGACCGTGCCCCGCTGGAACGTGCTGCCCAAGCCGAAGGAGCTCTCCTTCGAGGAGGCCGCCTGTCTGCCCACCGCCTGGCTGACCGCGTACCGCATGCTCTTCACCAACGCCGGTGTGCGCCCGGGCGACTCGGTGCTCGTGCAGGGCGCGGGCGGTGGCGTCGCCACCGCGGCCATCGCCCTCGGCAAGGCCGCCGGCCTGCGGGTCTTCGCCACCAGCCGGGACGAGGCCAAGCGCAAGCGGGCGGTCGAACTCGGCGCCGTCGAGGCGTACGAGCCCGGCGCCCGGCTCCCGCAGCGGGTCGACGCGGTCATCGAGACCGTCGGCGCCGCCACCTGGTCGCACTCGGTCAAGTCGCTGCGGCCGGGCGGCACGCTCGTCATCTCGGGCGCCACGAGCGGCGACCGGCCCGCCCACGCCGAGCTGACCCGGATCTTCTTCCTGGAGCTGAAGGTCGTCGGCTCGACCATGGGCTCCAAGGACGAGCTGGAGGACCTGCTCTCCTTCTGCGCGACGACGGGCGTACGGCCGGTCGTCGACGAGGTGCTGCCGCTGGACCGGGCCCGCGAGGGCTTCCAGAAGATGGCCTCCGGTGAACTCTTCGGAAAGATCGTGCTGACGACGTCTTGA
- the sodX gene encoding nickel-type superoxide dismutase maturation protease, with the protein MRESGREQVAEAGAPFGIAEVTGVSMVPTLLHGDQLLVRYGSRLRPGCVAVLRHPLQQDLLIVKRLIERRDGGWWVLGDNPDAEGDSRVFGAVPPELVLGRVRARYRPLTPGRQRSWGVTLSWLFSAVRPVGSGRSASWRLRAR; encoded by the coding sequence ATGAGGGAATCGGGGCGGGAGCAGGTGGCGGAGGCCGGGGCTCCGTTCGGGATCGCCGAGGTGACGGGGGTGTCGATGGTGCCGACGCTGCTCCACGGCGACCAGCTGCTCGTGCGGTACGGCAGCCGGCTGCGGCCGGGGTGCGTGGCCGTGCTGCGGCATCCGCTCCAGCAGGATCTCCTCATCGTGAAGCGGCTGATCGAGCGACGCGACGGCGGCTGGTGGGTACTGGGGGACAACCCGGACGCCGAGGGGGACAGCCGCGTCTTCGGGGCCGTACCGCCCGAGCTGGTTCTCGGGCGGGTGCGGGCGCGCTACCGGCCGCTGACGCCGGGGCGTCAGCGGTCCTGGGGGGTGACGCTCTCCTGGCTGTTCTCCGCGGTCAGGCCGGTGGGGTCCGGCCGCTCGGCCTCCTGGCGCTTGCGGGCGCGGTAG
- a CDS encoding CGNR zinc finger domain-containing protein: MELAYYSDYAVRLVNTEEPARNKDALTSVEVIRELFGPATQMARRATDSDVTRFRAVRTRLRAIFTAADEGDHTGAVDLLNSLLLEFPVSPQISGHDTLDEDGRPRWHMHLADHPSNATAGYAAIAAMGLAFHLTEFGADRLGLCQAPPCRNAYLDTSTNRSRRYCSDRCATRANVAAYRARKRQEAERPDPTGLTAENSQESVTPQDR, encoded by the coding sequence GTGGAACTGGCCTATTACTCGGATTACGCCGTGCGTCTGGTCAACACCGAGGAGCCGGCCCGCAACAAGGACGCCCTGACCTCCGTCGAGGTGATCCGCGAACTCTTCGGCCCCGCCACCCAGATGGCGCGCCGGGCCACCGACTCCGACGTGACCCGTTTCCGCGCGGTACGCACCCGGCTGCGGGCGATCTTCACCGCGGCCGACGAGGGCGACCACACGGGCGCCGTGGACCTGCTGAACTCACTCCTCCTGGAGTTCCCCGTCAGCCCCCAGATCTCCGGCCACGACACCCTCGACGAGGACGGCCGCCCCCGGTGGCACATGCACCTCGCCGACCACCCCTCGAACGCGACCGCGGGCTACGCGGCCATCGCGGCGATGGGGCTCGCCTTCCACCTGACGGAGTTCGGCGCCGACCGGCTCGGCCTCTGCCAGGCCCCGCCCTGCCGCAACGCCTACCTCGACACCTCCACCAACCGCTCCCGCCGCTACTGCTCGGACCGCTGCGCGACCCGCGCGAACGTGGCCGCCTACCGCGCCCGCAAGCGCCAGGAGGCCGAGCGGCCGGACCCCACCGGCCTGACCGCGGAGAACAGCCAGGAGAGCGTCACCCCCCAGGACCGCTGA
- a CDS encoding class I SAM-dependent methyltransferase, with amino-acid sequence MTDLSAAHDAAVTDRARLAGSAYNGDRDLAARQSLYRWQTPRYDLPGLVAERLGGVRGRVVDIGCGNGKFIQRLRQDRPDLSLLGLDIAPGILVGVPGPVAVADATRLPLAAGSVDAALALHMLYHVPDIPQAVRELARVVARSGVVVASTNSDRDKAELDELWQRAAGDVLGIDRGPARISLSARFSLEKAPAFLGEEFSRVEVVELPGTITVRDPEPVIAHMASYRAWADQHDVPFDATIDRAHTLVADHIVRHGAYEITCVGGILVCSR; translated from the coding sequence GTGACCGACTTGTCCGCCGCCCACGACGCCGCTGTCACCGACCGGGCCCGCCTGGCGGGCAGCGCCTACAACGGAGACCGGGACCTGGCCGCCCGGCAGTCGCTCTACCGGTGGCAGACGCCCCGGTACGACCTGCCGGGTCTCGTCGCCGAGCGGCTGGGCGGCGTACGCGGGCGAGTCGTCGACATCGGCTGCGGCAACGGCAAGTTCATCCAGCGGCTCCGTCAGGACCGCCCGGACCTGTCCCTGCTCGGCCTCGACATCGCGCCCGGAATCCTTGTCGGCGTCCCGGGCCCGGTCGCCGTGGCGGACGCGACGAGGCTTCCGCTGGCGGCGGGCAGCGTCGACGCGGCTCTCGCGCTCCACATGCTGTACCACGTGCCCGACATTCCTCAGGCGGTCAGGGAGCTGGCCCGTGTCGTCGCCCGCAGCGGGGTGGTGGTCGCCTCCACCAACAGTGACCGAGACAAGGCCGAACTCGACGAGCTGTGGCAGCGGGCTGCTGGCGACGTTCTTGGCATCGATCGTGGTCCGGCCCGGATCTCGCTCAGTGCCCGCTTCTCCCTGGAGAAGGCCCCGGCCTTCCTCGGCGAGGAGTTCAGCCGCGTGGAGGTCGTCGAACTGCCGGGGACCATCACCGTCCGCGACCCCGAGCCCGTCATTGCCCACATGGCCTCGTACCGCGCCTGGGCAGACCAGCACGACGTGCCCTTCGACGCGACCATCGACCGTGCCCACACCCTCGTCGCCGATCACATCGTCCGCCATGGCGCGTACGAGATCACATGCGTGGGAGGCATCCTCGTCTGCAGCCGGTGA
- a CDS encoding amino acid ABC transporter permease, with amino-acid sequence MTDKISKDPAAAPAGPGASGTPYEAIKAIPVRHYGRWVSAVVVVVLLGWLIYAFSQGDVIWATVWDKVFDPSVISGLWNTIIISVASMALGLALGILFAVMRLSKNPVTGAVAWLYIWFFRGTPVYVQLLVWFNLSLIFHYINLGPIYKNETVDVMTPFMVALLGLGLNEGAYMAEIVRAGIQSVDEGQTEAAHALGMSQTKTMGRIVLPQAMRVIVPPTGNEFINMLKTSSLVSAVQYTELLRASSNIGNTAGAVMEMLFVASIWYLALTSVFSVGQYYLERRFARGSTRNLPPTPLQRIKANLTTFKRSPEAAA; translated from the coding sequence ATGACTGACAAGATCAGCAAGGACCCGGCCGCCGCTCCGGCCGGGCCCGGCGCCTCGGGCACCCCGTACGAGGCCATCAAGGCGATCCCCGTGCGCCACTACGGCCGCTGGGTCAGTGCCGTGGTGGTCGTCGTACTCCTCGGATGGCTCATCTACGCCTTCTCCCAGGGCGATGTCATCTGGGCCACGGTGTGGGACAAGGTGTTCGACCCGTCGGTCATCAGCGGCCTGTGGAACACGATCATCATCAGCGTCGCGTCCATGGCCCTGGGCCTGGCCCTCGGCATCCTCTTCGCGGTGATGCGACTCTCCAAGAACCCGGTGACGGGTGCGGTCGCATGGCTCTACATCTGGTTCTTCCGCGGTACCCCGGTGTACGTCCAGCTGCTGGTGTGGTTCAACCTGTCGCTGATCTTCCACTACATCAACCTGGGGCCGATCTACAAGAACGAGACCGTGGACGTCATGACGCCGTTCATGGTGGCGCTGCTCGGCCTCGGCCTCAACGAGGGCGCCTACATGGCGGAGATCGTCCGCGCCGGCATCCAGTCGGTCGACGAGGGCCAGACCGAGGCGGCGCACGCGCTCGGCATGTCCCAGACGAAGACCATGGGCCGCATCGTCCTTCCGCAGGCCATGCGGGTGATCGTGCCGCCGACGGGCAACGAGTTCATCAACATGCTGAAGACCTCGTCCCTGGTCTCGGCCGTGCAGTACACCGAGTTGCTGCGGGCCTCCTCGAACATCGGCAACACGGCGGGTGCCGTGATGGAGATGCTCTTCGTCGCCTCCATCTGGTACCTCGCGCTGACCAGCGTGTTCAGCGTCGGCCAGTACTACCTGGAGCGCCGTTTCGCCCGCGGTTCGACCCGTAACCTGCCGCCCACCCCGCTGCAGCGCATCAAGGCGAACCTGACCACGTTCAAGCGTTCCCCGGAGGCAGCGGCATGA
- a CDS encoding class I SAM-dependent methyltransferase — protein MTGTDWAGWQQSWDRQQEWYMPDREERFRVMLDMVEALVGPKPRVLDLACGTGSITDRLLKRFPDATSTGVDLDPALLAIAEGYFAGDERVTFVTADLKDPSWAARLPHDSYDAVLTATALHWLHSEPLTALYGQVAGLVRDGGVFMNADHMIDGTTPRINAAERAQRHAVMDRAKAGGALDWAEWWAVAAQDPVLAEPTARRFEIYGEHADGDMPSPRWHADTLLAAGFGEARPVWASPSDTLLLAVK, from the coding sequence ATGACCGGAACCGACTGGGCGGGCTGGCAGCAGAGCTGGGACCGTCAGCAGGAGTGGTACATGCCGGACCGTGAAGAGCGGTTCCGCGTGATGCTCGACATGGTCGAGGCCCTCGTGGGGCCGAAGCCCCGCGTCCTCGACCTCGCGTGCGGTACGGGAAGTATCACGGATCGGCTCCTCAAGAGGTTCCCGGATGCGACCAGTACCGGTGTCGACCTCGACCCCGCCCTCCTCGCCATCGCCGAGGGGTACTTCGCCGGCGACGAGCGCGTCACCTTCGTGACCGCCGACCTCAAGGACCCGTCGTGGGCCGCCCGGCTGCCCCACGACTCGTACGACGCCGTCCTCACCGCCACCGCGCTCCACTGGCTCCACAGCGAACCCCTGACCGCGCTCTACGGGCAGGTCGCCGGCCTCGTCCGCGACGGCGGCGTCTTCATGAACGCCGACCACATGATCGACGGCACCACCCCCCGCATCAACGCCGCCGAGCGCGCCCAGCGCCACGCCGTCATGGACCGCGCGAAGGCCGGCGGCGCCCTCGACTGGGCCGAGTGGTGGGCCGTCGCCGCCCAGGACCCCGTCCTCGCCGAGCCCACCGCCCGCCGCTTCGAGATCTACGGCGAGCACGCCGACGGCGACATGCCCTCGCCGCGCTGGCACGCCGACACCCTCCTCGCCGCCGGCTTCGGCGAGGCCCGGCCGGTCTGGGCCTCGCCCTCCGACACGCTGCTCCTCGCCGTGAAGTAG
- a CDS encoding SMI1/KNR4 family protein, translating to MGSRAVLEEGQAGGSQRESEIAIAASATPPHGAADTFSEALVRALVTSLADGTTATADGLRGLSADQLDEIERDQPAPLAAAYACFLRLVGGGAGHFFQGSDVFYPHVIGLREAADELLRENQEPFHLRSSDRVIFMHQGYQFEFLRGEGPDPEVWTYSEGDAEPSRVYIRFTDWLEANVRQQREAWARLVPWYEAEQQKPSDERRMYFYRHHPDGSVTDEL from the coding sequence GTGGGATCGCGTGCAGTTTTGGAAGAAGGCCAAGCAGGCGGGAGCCAGCGGGAGTCCGAGATTGCGATAGCCGCGTCTGCTACTCCCCCGCACGGGGCAGCAGACACCTTCTCCGAGGCGCTGGTTCGCGCTCTGGTGACATCGCTCGCCGACGGCACGACCGCTACCGCAGACGGACTGCGCGGGCTGTCAGCCGACCAGCTCGACGAGATCGAACGGGACCAGCCCGCTCCGCTGGCTGCGGCCTATGCCTGCTTCCTCCGCCTCGTCGGTGGCGGTGCCGGCCACTTCTTTCAAGGCAGTGACGTCTTCTACCCCCACGTCATCGGCCTTCGGGAAGCAGCGGACGAACTGCTGAGAGAGAACCAAGAGCCCTTTCACCTGCGCAGCTCCGATCGCGTGATCTTCATGCACCAGGGCTACCAATTCGAGTTCCTGCGCGGCGAAGGGCCCGATCCAGAGGTGTGGACCTACTCCGAGGGTGACGCCGAACCTTCTCGGGTCTACATCCGCTTCACGGACTGGTTGGAAGCGAACGTCCGTCAGCAAAGGGAAGCGTGGGCCCGCCTGGTTCCCTGGTACGAAGCCGAACAGCAGAAGCCCTCGGACGAGCGCCGCATGTACTTCTACCGCCACCATCCCGATGGCAGTGTGACCGACGAGCTGTAG
- a CDS encoding NAD(P)-dependent malic enzyme: MAAEIVNPRNDSTEGAPEEPFDPVFALHRGGKMAIQATVPLRDKDDLSLAYTPGVAKVCTAIAEQPDLVNDYTWKSQVVAVVTDGTAVLGLGDIGPEASLPVMEGKAILFKQFGGVDAVPIALATTDTDEIVDTVVRLAPSFGGVNLEDISAPRCFEIERKLQERLDIPVFHDDQHGTAIVTLAALRNAAKLTGRTLGDLRAVISGAGAAGVAIAKFLLEAGLGDVAVADRKGIVSSDRDDLTDVKREIAGLTNKAGLSGSLETALAGADVFIGVSGGTVPEAAVASMAPNAFVFAMANPNPEVHPDIAHKYAAVVATGRSDYPNQINNVLAFPGIFAGALQVRASRITEGMKIAAANAIADVVGDQLAADCVIPSPFDERVAPAVAAAVAAAARAEGVARR, translated from the coding sequence ATGGCAGCGGAGATCGTCAATCCTCGCAATGACAGTACGGAAGGGGCTCCCGAGGAGCCCTTCGATCCTGTCTTCGCCCTCCACCGGGGCGGCAAGATGGCCATCCAGGCCACCGTCCCCCTCCGGGACAAGGACGACCTGTCCCTCGCGTACACGCCCGGCGTCGCCAAGGTGTGCACCGCGATCGCCGAGCAGCCCGACCTGGTCAACGACTACACCTGGAAGTCCCAGGTCGTCGCCGTCGTGACCGACGGAACGGCCGTGCTCGGCCTCGGCGACATCGGCCCGGAGGCCTCCCTCCCGGTCATGGAGGGGAAGGCCATCCTCTTCAAGCAGTTCGGCGGTGTGGACGCGGTCCCGATCGCCCTCGCCACCACTGACACCGACGAGATCGTCGACACCGTCGTCCGGCTCGCCCCGTCCTTCGGCGGCGTGAACCTGGAGGACATCTCGGCCCCGCGGTGCTTCGAGATCGAGCGCAAGCTCCAGGAGCGCCTGGACATCCCCGTCTTCCACGACGACCAGCACGGCACCGCCATCGTCACCCTCGCCGCCCTCCGTAACGCGGCGAAGCTGACCGGGCGGACCCTCGGCGACCTGCGCGCGGTCATCTCCGGCGCCGGTGCGGCCGGTGTCGCCATCGCCAAGTTCCTGCTGGAGGCCGGCCTCGGTGACGTGGCCGTCGCCGACCGCAAGGGAATCGTCAGCAGCGACCGGGACGACCTCACGGACGTCAAGCGCGAGATCGCCGGGCTCACCAACAAGGCGGGCCTCAGCGGCTCCCTGGAGACCGCCCTCGCCGGCGCCGACGTCTTCATCGGCGTCTCCGGCGGCACGGTCCCCGAGGCGGCCGTCGCGTCCATGGCTCCGAACGCCTTCGTGTTCGCCATGGCCAACCCGAACCCCGAGGTCCACCCCGACATCGCGCACAAGTACGCGGCCGTCGTGGCGACCGGGCGTTCGGACTACCCGAACCAGATCAACAACGTCCTCGCGTTCCCCGGCATCTTCGCCGGCGCGCTCCAGGTCCGGGCCTCCCGGATCACCGAGGGCATGAAGATCGCCGCGGCCAACGCCATCGCGGACGTCGTCGGCGACCAGCTCGCCGCCGACTGCGTCATCCCGTCGCCGTTCGACGAGCGGGTCGCCCCGGCCGTCGCGGCCGCGGTCGCCGCCGCCGCCCGCGCCGAGGGTGTCGCCCGCCGCTGA